One genomic segment of Rhizorhabdus phycosphaerae includes these proteins:
- a CDS encoding AGE family epimerase/isomerase, whose protein sequence is MTPAAPTFWIDWLCRDALPLWSDAGYDSDEDSFVERLTLSGTPQADVPRRLMVQARQIYVFSTAALNGWFPRGADLALRAGHSMIRNYTDADAQKGWAFSCTQQGAIVDDRRDLYAHAFVLLALASLLRLDADPRYINLVDRTLTFLDQDMAHPAGGYAEQWPSAVLPRRQNPHMHLLEAFLALQDVGLCGDFSPRIAALVALCESRFITGRTNVLSEYFDEEWRPLDGGRSFEPGHHFEWVWLLTRHAAMCNIAMDERIEGLLQRALSGIDAKGRIVDLVGPERATAQYRLWSSMEAAKAFMAPLGRAARPSGVADILHAAWQAFLAPSIPGGWIDRIDPLGNALVDHMPASSLYHVTTALDYYQRRV, encoded by the coding sequence GTGACTCCTGCCGCCCCCACCTTCTGGATCGATTGGCTGTGCCGCGACGCGCTGCCCTTGTGGAGCGACGCCGGCTACGATTCCGATGAAGACAGTTTCGTCGAGCGGCTGACACTGAGCGGCACACCGCAAGCCGATGTGCCACGCCGGTTGATGGTCCAGGCGCGGCAGATATATGTCTTTTCCACAGCGGCACTTAACGGCTGGTTTCCCCGCGGCGCGGACCTTGCGCTGCGGGCAGGTCATTCGATGATCCGGAACTACACCGATGCCGACGCCCAGAAGGGGTGGGCTTTTTCCTGCACGCAACAGGGCGCGATAGTGGATGACCGGCGGGACCTCTACGCGCATGCCTTCGTTCTGCTGGCGCTGGCCAGCCTGCTCCGGCTCGACGCCGACCCCCGCTACATCAACCTTGTCGACCGCACGCTGACCTTTCTCGACCAGGATATGGCTCATCCGGCGGGAGGCTATGCGGAACAATGGCCCAGCGCCGTGCTGCCACGCCGCCAGAACCCCCACATGCATCTGCTTGAGGCGTTTCTCGCCCTTCAGGACGTCGGGCTATGCGGCGATTTCAGCCCCCGCATCGCCGCGCTCGTCGCGTTGTGCGAAAGCAGGTTCATTACTGGCCGGACCAATGTCCTGTCGGAATATTTTGACGAAGAATGGCGCCCTCTAGATGGGGGCCGGTCGTTCGAGCCCGGCCATCATTTTGAATGGGTCTGGCTGCTGACCCGCCACGCGGCGATGTGCAATATAGCCATGGACGAGAGGATCGAAGGCCTCTTGCAGCGAGCGCTGAGCGGCATCGACGCGAAGGGCCGAATCGTGGACCTGGTGGGACCGGAAAGAGCGACCGCGCAGTATCGCTTATGGTCGTCTATGGAAGCGGCGAAAGCCTTCATGGCACCTCTGGGCCGCGCAGCCCGGCCGTCGGGAGTGGCGGACATCCTCCACGCAGCATGGCAGGCATTTTTGGCGCCATCGATTCCAGGAGGCTGGATCGATCGGATAGATCCGCTTGGCAACGCGCTGGTGGATCACATGCCGGCAAGCTCGCTATACCATGTCACGACGGCGCTTGATTATTATCAACGTCGGGTATGA
- a CDS encoding PepSY domain-containing protein has protein sequence MLRSDAALKRGKRWLYWSHRWTGIVLCALFAIWFLSGVVMMYVPFPSFRDAERVSRAAPIDWEQVKVRPDEALSKLGAPMFPDDMRLEMTGHEPVYRITDKDGRHAVSARTGALLGPVGRNRAIDIAEAMTGAAAESAELVEHDQWVVTRAYAKIAPFWRVRMADGLGTDTYVAQKTGEIVQNTDRRERFWNWLGAVPHWIYFEMLRICQEPWRQTVIWTSGIGTIGAITGMWIGILRLRMRTRYRSSSVSPYRGWMKWHHIAGLIGGVFLIGWIFSGWISMSPFGAMGQGGAEIGERYAGEQPPRFASTNLAALARMAEGARELRFLTIGGRPTILAVDAENRGRALDGVTAAPVRHSLEALTKLARRSVREGQLVETALLTQYDLYWYATGDLRHDDRPLPVLRLAFDDPQASWLYIDPSTGVLLGHSIQGRRTYRWLFSALHSFDLPILLEYRPLRDGLMILLSIAGLIVSISGIVVGWRHLRKKRSSERGKV, from the coding sequence ATGCTGCGTTCTGACGCAGCATTGAAAAGGGGAAAGCGGTGGCTCTACTGGAGCCACCGCTGGACCGGAATCGTCCTGTGTGCGCTCTTCGCGATCTGGTTCCTGTCGGGCGTGGTGATGATGTACGTCCCCTTCCCCTCCTTCCGGGATGCGGAGCGTGTCTCGCGAGCGGCACCGATCGACTGGGAGCAGGTCAAGGTCCGCCCGGATGAGGCGCTGTCCAAGCTGGGTGCCCCCATGTTTCCGGACGATATGCGCCTTGAGATGACGGGGCACGAACCCGTGTATCGGATAACCGACAAGGATGGCCGGCACGCGGTTTCGGCGCGGACTGGCGCACTATTGGGGCCGGTCGGCCGCAACCGGGCCATCGACATTGCCGAGGCGATGACGGGGGCCGCCGCTGAATCTGCGGAGCTGGTGGAGCACGACCAATGGGTGGTGACGAGGGCCTATGCGAAGATCGCCCCCTTCTGGCGGGTCCGGATGGCCGATGGCCTGGGCACGGACACGTATGTTGCGCAGAAGACCGGAGAGATCGTCCAGAACACCGATCGCCGGGAGCGCTTCTGGAACTGGCTGGGTGCCGTACCGCACTGGATCTATTTCGAAATGCTCCGGATCTGTCAGGAACCCTGGCGGCAGACGGTGATCTGGACATCGGGCATCGGCACCATCGGCGCGATCACGGGCATGTGGATCGGCATCCTGCGCCTCCGGATGAGGACGCGATACAGGTCCAGTTCCGTCAGTCCCTATCGGGGCTGGATGAAGTGGCACCACATCGCCGGGCTGATCGGGGGCGTGTTCCTCATCGGCTGGATATTCAGCGGCTGGATATCGATGAGCCCCTTCGGGGCAATGGGCCAAGGCGGCGCCGAAATCGGCGAGCGCTACGCCGGAGAGCAGCCTCCCCGCTTCGCCTCCACCAACCTCGCGGCGCTCGCCAGAATGGCGGAGGGCGCGCGTGAGTTGCGCTTCCTCACCATCGGCGGTCGGCCGACGATCCTGGCCGTCGATGCGGAGAATCGCGGCAGGGCGCTGGATGGCGTAACCGCGGCCCCGGTTCGTCACAGCCTGGAAGCGCTGACGAAACTGGCCAGACGATCTGTCAGAGAGGGCCAGCTGGTGGAAACGGCCTTGCTCACGCAATATGACCTCTACTGGTATGCGACGGGCGATCTGCGCCACGACGACCGGCCGCTGCCGGTGCTGCGGCTGGCCTTCGATGACCCTCAGGCAAGCTGGCTGTACATCGATCCCTCGACGGGCGTGCTGCTCGGCCACTCCATCCAGGGACGCCGCACCTATCGCTGGCTGTTCAGTGCCCTGCACAGCTTCGATCTGCCGATATTGCTCGAATATCGGCCGTTGCGAGATGGGCTGATGATCCTGCTGTCGATTGCGGGGCTGATCGTGTCGATCAGCGGCATTGTCGTAGGTTGGCGTCATCTGCGCAAGAAGCGGTCGTCCGAGCGGGGAAAGGTATGA
- a CDS encoding TonB-dependent receptor gives MSTIKTFCLFAGCIFAPFHLPAAHAGGTDADADMQTITVTGVSDMQLRKTNEGAGRLGLTVLETPASVEILDGDAIRLRGDLTIQDAAARATGIVNTSGVFGFGLSARGFTGTNSVMTLYDGMRMYNNTLTFPADPWMAESVEVLRGPASVLYGEGAIGGAVNVVRKQPGDTLQHSFRAGVGSFGFWNIAGGSGGPLNDMIGYRVDASYRRSDGWMTRGDSSAIALSGALRVRPTETLAITVSEDFSRQKPRVWFGVPLIDNRLDRSIRKTNYNVTDADLRFRDNWTQVKFEWEPSETISVRSTFYHLTANKYWHNSENATYVAATGTTPAGIRQSSFLELYHIQKQTGNRTTAAFSNDLGGGVENRLVIGADYNRISYKNVSNSGNNATRLVSIVNPIVGAFIDQTGNAATKTRYINRIRQYAIFAENRLAFSDSLSVIGGIRYDRPEITKDDYVNRANNFTATPDAVTYRVGAVFNPTPDMSLYASYATAADPVGALVSTSLAQSAFDLSTGDQWEGGVKHVFWDGKGQWTFAAYTITKKRLLSSDPLIPTVQIQVGQQSSKGIEASFFLEPVKGFSINLNGSLLKARYDDFAESVGGVRFQRAGNRPANVAARTANAFASWEFADGWVIDGGLSYVGSRFQDAANMRRLPSYTLTDLGLRWAFMDGVSAGVRVRNLFDEVYPRATYGTTQWVLGDPRNVEFTINAAF, from the coding sequence ATGTCCACCATCAAGACCTTTTGCCTGTTCGCGGGCTGTATCTTTGCGCCTTTCCACCTTCCGGCCGCCCACGCGGGCGGTACCGATGCCGACGCGGATATGCAGACCATCACCGTCACCGGCGTCAGCGACATGCAGCTTCGGAAGACGAATGAGGGCGCCGGCCGACTGGGCCTTACCGTTCTCGAGACTCCGGCAAGCGTCGAGATTCTCGACGGCGATGCGATCCGGCTGCGTGGCGACCTGACGATCCAGGATGCCGCGGCGCGCGCGACCGGCATCGTCAACACGTCCGGGGTGTTCGGCTTCGGTCTCAGCGCACGAGGTTTCACCGGCACCAACTCGGTGATGACGCTCTACGACGGCATGCGCATGTACAACAACACGCTGACCTTTCCGGCCGATCCATGGATGGCGGAGTCGGTGGAGGTGCTGCGTGGTCCGGCCTCGGTCCTCTACGGCGAGGGTGCCATCGGCGGCGCCGTGAACGTCGTTCGCAAGCAGCCGGGCGACACCCTCCAGCACAGTTTTCGGGCCGGTGTGGGATCGTTCGGTTTCTGGAATATCGCCGGGGGCAGCGGCGGCCCGTTGAACGACATGATCGGCTATCGCGTCGATGCCAGCTATCGCCGGTCCGATGGCTGGATGACGCGTGGAGATTCCAGCGCGATCGCCCTGTCCGGTGCGCTGCGCGTCCGCCCGACCGAAACCCTGGCAATCACCGTGTCGGAGGATTTCAGCCGGCAGAAGCCGCGCGTCTGGTTCGGCGTGCCGTTGATCGACAACCGCCTCGACAGGTCGATCCGCAAGACCAACTACAACGTCACCGACGCCGACCTGCGCTTCCGCGACAACTGGACGCAGGTGAAGTTCGAATGGGAGCCGAGCGAGACGATCTCGGTCCGCAGCACCTTCTATCATCTGACCGCCAACAAATACTGGCACAATTCGGAGAACGCGACTTATGTCGCGGCGACCGGCACCACGCCGGCGGGCATCCGTCAGTCGAGCTTCCTCGAGCTCTACCATATCCAGAAACAGACCGGGAACCGGACGACCGCCGCCTTCTCCAATGATCTGGGTGGAGGCGTCGAAAACCGGCTGGTGATCGGCGCCGACTATAACCGGATCAGCTACAAGAACGTCAGCAATTCGGGCAATAACGCGACCAGGCTGGTGTCGATCGTCAACCCGATCGTCGGCGCGTTCATCGATCAGACCGGCAATGCAGCGACCAAGACCCGCTACATCAACAGGATCCGCCAATATGCGATCTTCGCCGAGAACCGGCTGGCGTTCAGCGACAGCCTCTCGGTGATCGGCGGCATCCGTTATGACCGGCCCGAGATCACCAAGGACGATTATGTCAACAGGGCGAACAATTTCACCGCCACTCCCGATGCAGTGACCTACCGCGTCGGCGCGGTGTTCAACCCGACTCCGGACATGTCGCTTTACGCCTCTTATGCCACCGCGGCCGATCCGGTGGGCGCGCTCGTCTCCACAAGCCTCGCCCAAAGCGCGTTCGACCTTTCGACCGGCGATCAGTGGGAAGGCGGTGTCAAGCATGTCTTCTGGGACGGCAAGGGCCAATGGACCTTTGCGGCCTACACGATCACCAAGAAGCGGCTGCTGTCATCCGATCCGCTGATTCCGACGGTCCAGATCCAGGTCGGCCAGCAATCGTCCAAGGGCATCGAGGCGAGCTTCTTCCTCGAACCGGTGAAGGGCTTCAGCATCAACCTCAACGGATCGCTGCTGAAGGCGCGCTATGACGACTTCGCGGAATCGGTGGGCGGTGTCCGTTTCCAGCGCGCCGGCAACCGGCCGGCGAACGTTGCGGCGAGGACCGCGAACGCCTTTGCAAGCTGGGAGTTCGCGGATGGCTGGGTAATCGATGGCGGCCTCAGCTATGTCGGCAGCCGCTTCCAGGATGCCGCCAATATGCGCCGGCTGCCGTCCTACACGCTCACCGACCTGGGCCTGCGCTGGGCCTTCATGGACGGGGTCAGCGCAGGGGTGCGTGTTCGGAACCTGTTCGACGAAGTCTATCCGCGCGCAACCTATGGCACCACCCAGTGGGTGCTCGGCGATCCGCGCAACGTGGAGTTCACGATCAATGCTGCGTTCTGA
- the rfaE2 gene encoding D-glycero-beta-D-manno-heptose 1-phosphate adenylyltransferase encodes MDSNEISRPHILVVGDVMIDRYIIGETSRISPEAPVPVVMAGREDMRGGGAANVAANVRSLGARSSLLTICGDDGSGRDLFTLMAANDVDLDCVIEAGQRTTQKTRLISGVQQIARIDYDAAVGDAARAELARRFEVRLDGVQAVIFSDYDKGTLADLPALLAIARRHGVPTFVDPKAADRARYRGAFLLKPNAREFHALFGDCRDEQIADRARQGMAEMNLDYMVVTRGAKGVMMVSRSGDVVDHPTEAVEVFDVTGAGDTIIAALVVGIAQGLPIAAAIDQANIAASVAVSRPGTYVVTRADLEERLYRRSHSMTKLAPIDVLARKLAHSRESGKRIVFTNGCFDVLHAGHVRLLDEARRQGDILIVGLNSDDSVRRLKGASRPVHCLADRAEVLSALAAVDHVVMFEDDTPLDLIKTIRPDVLVKGGDYTADSIVGADLVREAGGQVVIIPTLAGRSTTAILAALHA; translated from the coding sequence ATGGACAGCAACGAAATTTCCCGGCCTCATATTCTCGTGGTCGGTGATGTGATGATCGACCGTTACATCATCGGCGAGACAAGCCGCATCTCGCCGGAGGCGCCCGTGCCCGTCGTGATGGCCGGCCGCGAAGATATGCGGGGCGGCGGTGCCGCGAACGTGGCCGCGAATGTGCGGAGCCTGGGTGCTCGAAGCAGTTTGCTGACAATCTGCGGCGACGATGGTTCGGGACGCGATCTGTTCACGCTCATGGCAGCGAACGACGTCGACCTCGATTGCGTAATCGAGGCGGGGCAGCGCACGACACAGAAGACGCGGCTTATTTCCGGCGTCCAGCAGATCGCCCGCATCGATTATGATGCGGCGGTGGGCGATGCCGCAAGGGCCGAGCTCGCCCGGCGATTTGAAGTGCGCCTGGACGGTGTTCAAGCCGTCATCTTTTCCGATTATGACAAGGGTACGCTTGCCGATCTGCCTGCGTTGCTCGCGATCGCCCGGCGCCATGGCGTGCCTACCTTCGTAGATCCCAAAGCTGCGGATCGCGCCCGCTATCGTGGCGCATTTCTGCTGAAGCCCAACGCTCGCGAATTCCATGCTCTGTTCGGCGATTGCCGCGACGAGCAGATCGCTGATCGCGCCAGGCAAGGGATGGCGGAGATGAACCTCGACTATATGGTCGTGACGCGCGGTGCGAAGGGGGTGATGATGGTGTCGCGAAGCGGCGACGTTGTCGATCATCCGACCGAAGCGGTCGAGGTGTTCGACGTCACCGGGGCGGGCGATACGATCATTGCTGCGCTGGTCGTCGGCATTGCCCAGGGACTTCCCATCGCCGCCGCCATCGACCAGGCCAATATCGCGGCCAGTGTCGCGGTCTCGCGCCCCGGCACCTATGTCGTGACGCGCGCCGATCTCGAAGAAAGACTATACCGGCGCAGCCATTCGATGACCAAGCTGGCCCCCATCGACGTGCTGGCGAGAAAGCTTGCTCATTCCCGCGAATCCGGGAAGCGGATCGTCTTCACCAACGGCTGCTTCGATGTGCTTCATGCGGGACATGTCCGCCTGCTCGATGAGGCCAGGCGGCAGGGTGATATTCTCATTGTCGGACTGAACTCCGATGATTCGGTCCGTCGGCTGAAAGGCGCCTCGCGACCTGTGCATTGCCTTGCCGATCGCGCCGAGGTGTTAAGCGCTCTTGCCGCCGTAGATCATGTCGTGATGTTCGAGGACGATACGCCGCTGGACCTCATCAAGACGATCCGGCCCGACGTGCTTGTCAAAGGCGGCGACTATACTGCGGACAGCATCGTTGGCGCCGATCTCGTCCGTGAGGCCGGCGGGCAGGTCGTGATCATACCGACGCTGGCTGGGCGTTCGACCACAGCTATTCTTGCAGCACTGCATGCCTGA
- the cobW gene encoding cobalamin biosynthesis protein CobW: MSRIPTTVITGFLGAGKTTLIRHLLENAKGRRLALIVNEFGDVGVDGELLRGCNEEACPEDDIVELANGCICCTVADDFLPTMLKLLDRPNPPEHIIIETSGLALPKPLVKAFQWPDIRTRATVDGVLAVIDADAVSAGRFASDEAALALARAADPTLDHDSPLEELFEDQLACADLVILNKADLVDTGKLGQIENDISADTRSGVKVIRASHGAVDIGVLLGLVAGAEDDLDTRPSHHDADPDHDHDDFDSFVLKGGDIDRIEPLLAAMSEIIETHDILRIKGLVSVAGKPARMVIQAVGPRIQHHYDRSWKAEEVRQSQLVVIGQKGIDQPAIEAALLALLNGASA; encoded by the coding sequence ATGAGCAGGATACCGACGACCGTCATCACCGGCTTCCTGGGGGCGGGAAAGACGACGCTGATCCGGCATCTCCTGGAGAATGCCAAAGGTCGCCGGCTCGCGCTGATCGTCAACGAATTTGGTGATGTCGGAGTCGACGGCGAACTGCTCCGCGGCTGCAACGAAGAGGCCTGTCCCGAGGACGACATCGTCGAGCTGGCCAATGGCTGCATCTGCTGCACCGTCGCCGACGATTTCCTGCCGACGATGCTGAAGCTGCTCGATCGCCCCAACCCGCCCGAGCATATCATCATCGAAACCTCCGGCCTGGCCCTGCCCAAGCCGCTGGTAAAGGCGTTCCAGTGGCCCGACATCCGCACCCGCGCGACCGTCGACGGCGTGCTCGCCGTGATCGACGCCGACGCGGTGTCGGCGGGACGCTTCGCGAGTGACGAGGCGGCCTTGGCGCTCGCCCGTGCCGCCGATCCGACACTCGACCATGACAGCCCGCTCGAAGAGCTGTTCGAGGACCAGCTCGCCTGTGCCGACCTGGTCATTCTCAACAAGGCCGACCTGGTCGACACTGGCAAGCTCGGCCAGATCGAAAACGATATTTCGGCAGATACGCGCAGCGGCGTGAAGGTCATCCGGGCCAGTCATGGCGCGGTCGATATCGGGGTTCTGCTGGGCCTGGTCGCTGGCGCCGAGGATGATCTCGACACCCGCCCGTCGCATCATGACGCCGACCCCGATCATGATCATGACGATTTCGACAGCTTCGTACTGAAGGGCGGCGATATCGATCGGATCGAGCCGCTCCTGGCCGCCATGTCCGAGATCATCGAGACGCATGACATATTGCGGATCAAGGGCCTTGTCTCGGTCGCCGGCAAGCCGGCCCGGATGGTCATCCAGGCGGTCGGCCCGCGCATCCAGCATCATTATGATCGAAGCTGGAAAGCCGAGGAGGTCCGTCAGTCACAGCTCGTCGTGATCGGTCAGAAAGGTATCGATCAGCCAGCGATAGAGGCAGCGTTGCTGGCATTGCTGAACGGCGCCAGCGCCTGA
- a CDS encoding D-glycero-alpha-D-manno-heptose-1,7-bisphosphate 7-phosphatase, producing MDRAPARAAFFDRDGVLIVDTGYLSDPRDIRWIDGAQEALGRLAAMGYRLFVVTNQSGIARGYFEEDAVGRVHAAMQADLPDAARLDDIAYCPHHPAGSVERYAHSCTCRKPEPGMLNRLIDRHHIDRGASFMIGDRASDMEAAAAAGIAGFLFEGGNLDKFVAQILSGL from the coding sequence GTGGATCGCGCACCGGCCCGGGCGGCATTTTTCGACCGGGACGGCGTCCTGATCGTCGACACCGGCTATCTATCGGATCCGCGGGACATAAGGTGGATCGACGGTGCCCAAGAGGCGCTGGGCCGGCTGGCAGCCATGGGATATCGACTGTTCGTGGTGACCAATCAGTCGGGAATAGCACGGGGCTATTTCGAGGAAGACGCCGTGGGCCGGGTGCACGCCGCGATGCAGGCCGACTTGCCGGACGCGGCGCGGCTGGACGATATCGCCTATTGCCCCCACCATCCCGCCGGAAGCGTCGAACGCTATGCACATAGCTGCACCTGCCGGAAGCCTGAGCCGGGCATGCTGAACCGGCTGATCGATCGTCATCATATCGACCGTGGCGCAAGTTTCATGATCGGCGATAGGGCGAGCGACATGGAGGCGGCAGCGGCCGCCGGGATCGCCGGCTTCCTGTTCGAGGGCGGCAATCTGGACAAGTTCGTTGCCCAGATCCTGAGCGGTCTGTGA